A genome region from Triticum aestivum cultivar Chinese Spring chromosome 2B, IWGSC CS RefSeq v2.1, whole genome shotgun sequence includes the following:
- the LOC123047382 gene encoding putative disease resistance protein RGA4 translates to MSLSAVIGAIGGINECVTFGQWAKSTISSLHSRWSGSQEEDLQDRALKLETGLKLLRDTLPTMHDLINKAEWRSHDDGVASLLPNLKDAVYDAEDLLDEFTWYEKKVQVEGDASHSPFIDFFNTVIQGSFNKLDSIQSRLSHLSSQMESIGLHGVEQHFDKLVRPESISCLPRKGKNIFIGRDKELKRVLGFLNVLKRKRATSSINASTSTSTSNPANNESSLPVSVIGGIGGVGKTTLAQHIFSHEKVQSQFEKRIWICVSDDFDAKRLTKEVIQSFTGVVPTTESSLESLQNALKKHVNNKRLLIVLDDVWDDALKENGQRWEQFYAPFCSVQEGSAMLVTTRCPNVAKDVCTTGTVILESLEDGAFRKFFKLCMFGSEDSSNHPDLERIGESILPKLKGSPLAAITLGRMLKAIPEVSRWNSILESEPWAWKQKETDILPALRLSYIYLPFYLKPCFAFCALYPKDYKFEKAKLAEIWVAEGFVEPQGGVPIQDVSCQYFEDLVAQSFFQEVNGGYVIHDLLHDMAQMVSKHDCFILRNKSDFDKVPQNVRHLYVLPSSDFDESNLPSLCKYTKLRTLICKKSLGRNACIVMGRWCTELLHMRVMSYAFTDMLPDNIGNWKNLRYLEISRPCYLKKIPSTFCWLYNMQIFYAKKCQMEMPGDFGKLISLQKFESNGLTLDSANKGGNGVRSIKNLNQIRGYLVINNLGALSKDQAAEAELKNKEYLDRLTLNMHMPRVLGYPLSHTIQNREVLEVLQPPISLKFLVLENYGGSSLPSWFQPQNLPSLESLTFVRCDGLNSINLNEILAFLSLTDLTIEWCKNISSLEDLLHQGYVPSIKKIGIRNCKILPSIPTEKFRDLQFLEDLWISECPNIRLQRLVSQSLKKLGLWGSGLFCNIDCCSLTEFTVSCKSITYIQLQTWSLPALQSLEISCGSLTSIGDSPNSSISAGTGSIRAFSSLKVIAISRCAKLPTLDDLLTQEYLPAIEKIEISYCLKLKSLPAERFGSFPYLKHLKIYSCPSLEWQRGLVLPTYLQSLCLMECGDISPYVPGCLQNLTSLVSLEIGGCNGITSIPSNIWYNNHVSLQKLVIENCPGLVSIGGAEALANIKEVKICGCPNLANEEQINRRSGPSTRRIWRTR, encoded by the exons ATGAGCTTATCAGCTGTCATTGGGGCCATCGGTGGCATCAATGAGTGTGTCACTTTCGGGCAGTGGGCTAAATCCACCATTTCATCCCTGCACTCCCGATGGAGTGGCTCACAGGAGGAGGATCTCCAGGATCGTGCATTGAAGTTGGAGACTGGCCTAAAACTTCTGAGGGACACTCTTCCTACAATGCACGACCTCATTAATAAAGCAGAGTGGAGGAGCCATGATGATGGTGTGGCAAGTCTCCTTCCCAATCTCAAGGATGCAGTGTATGATGCCGAGGACCTTCTTGATGAGTTCACATGGTACGAGAAGAAGGTGCAAGTGGAGGGCGATGCAAGCCACTCTCCTTTCATTGACTTCTTTAATACCGTCATTCAAGGCAGCTTCAACAAACTGGATAGCATCCAGTCGAGGTTGAGCCATCTCTCGAGTCAGATGGAGAGTATAGGGCTTCATGGAGTCGAACAACACTTTGACAAATTAGTCAGGCCAGAGAGCATCTCCTGTTTGCCGCGAAAGGGAAAAAATATATTTATTGGTCGTGACAAGGAGCTGAAGCGGGTCTTGGGATTTCTCAATGTACTTAAACGGAAGAGAGCAACTAGTTCAATCAATGCATCAACAagcacatcaacaagcaaccctgCTAATAATGAATCAAGTCTTCCTGTTTCGGTTATAGGTGGAATTGGTGGTGTTGGAAAGACTACATTGGCCCAGCATATCTTCAGTCATGAAAAAGTGCAATCTCAGTTTGAGAAGAGAATTTGGATTTGTGTCTCAGATGACTTTGATGCGAAGAGGTTAACGAAAGAGGTCATACAATCCTTTACTGGAGTAGTGCCAACAACTGAGAGTAGTTTGGAATCTCTTCAGAATGCTCTGAAGAAGCATGTGAACAATAAAAGGTTATTGATTGTCCTTGATGATGTGTGGGATGATGCCTTGAAGGAAAATGGGCAGCGTTGGGAGCAGTTTTATGCACCTTTTTGCAGTGTCCAAGAGGGAAGTGCGATGTTGGTCACCACTAGATGTCCAAATGTTGCCAAGGATGTGTGCACAACTGGGACTGTTATATTAGAAAGTCTAGAGGATGGCGCCTTCAGGAAATTTTTCAAATTATGCATGTTTGGATCTGAGGATTCTAGCAATCATCCTGACTTGGAGCGCATTGGTGAAAGTATACTTCCTAAATTAAAGGGTTCTCCTTTGGCCGCCATAACTCTGGGCCGCATGTTGAAAGCAATCCCTGAAGTATCACGTTGGAATTCTATACTTGAGAGTGAACCGTGGGCGTGGAAACAAAAGGAGACCGACATTTTACCTGCCCTTCGGTTGAGCTACATATATTTACCATTCTACTTGAAGCCATGCTTCGCATTCTGCGCTTTGTACCCCAAAGATTACAAATTTGAGAAGGCAAAGTTAGCTGAAATTTGGGTGGCAGAAGGCTTCGTGGAGCCTCAAGGTGGTGTTCCCATTCAAGATGTTAGCTGTCAGTATTTTGAAGATCTTGTAGCACAGTCCTTCTTTCAGGAGGTTAATGGTGGATACGTAATCCATGACCTGCTCCATGACATGGCACAAATGGTTTCAAAGCACGACTGCTTCATCTTAAGAAACAAGAGTGACTTTGATAAAGTTCCCCAGAATGTTCGTCATCTATACGTACTCCCTAGCAGTGACTTTGATGAATCCAACTTGCCGAGCCTATGCAAGTACACAAAGCTGCGTACCCTAATTTGCAAGAAGAGTTTAGGAAGAAATGCATGTATTGTAATGGGTCGCTGGTGTACTGAACTTCTCCATATGCGTGTGATGTCTTATGCCTTCACAGATATGTTACCAGATAATATTGGCAACTGGAAGAATCTTCGGTACCTTGAAATCTCTAGACCTTGTTATTTGAAGAAGATTCCTTCAACTTTCTGTTGGCTATATAATATGCAGATTTTCTATGCCAAGAAATGCCAGATGGAAATGCCCGGTGACTTTGGTAAGTTGATCAGTTTGCAGAAATTCGAATCAAACGGATTAACTCTTGATTCCGCCAATAAAGGGGGAAATGGAGTTAGGTCAATAAAGAATCTGAACCAAATTCGTGGATACTTGGTGATAAATAATCTTGGCGCCCTAAGTAAGGATCAGGCAGCGGAAGCTGAACTGAAAAATAAGGAATATCTTGATAGGTTGACACTGAATATGCATATGCCAAGGGTTTTAGGCTACCCTTTGTCTCACACCATCCAGAACAGAGAAGTGCTTGAAGTTCTACAACCTCCTATCAGCCTCAAGTTTCTGGTCCTAGAGAATTATGGCGGTTCCTCACTCCCAAGCTGGTTTCAGCCACAAAACTTGCCAAGTTTAGAATCACTCACTTTTGTAAGATGTGATGGACTCAACAGCATAAACTTAAATGAGATACTCGCATTCCTATCCCTCACAGACTTAACAATTGAATGGTGCAAAAATATATCAAGCCTCGAAGATCTTCTGCATCAAGGTTATGTACCAAGCATCAAGAAAATAGGAATTAGAAATTGCAAGATCTTACCATCAATACCAACTGAAAAGTTCCGGGATTTGCAATTTCTTGAAGACCTGTGGATATCCGAATGTCCAAACATCCGCCTCCAGAGATTGGTTTCGCAGTCCCTTAAGAAGCTCGGCCTGTGGGGTTCTGGTCTCTTTTGCAATATCGACTGCTGCTCCCTCACTGAATTTACTGTATCATGCAAGTCTATCACATACATCCAACTGCAAACGTGGAGTCTTCCAGCACTACAGAGCTTGGAAATTAGCTGTGGATCTCTTACGTCTATTGGAGACTCCCCTAATAGTTCCATTTCCGCGGGCACTGGCAGCATTAGAGCATTCTCATCCCTTAAAGTCATAGCAATTTCTCGCTGTGCTAAATTGCCAACCCTTGATGACCTGCTAACACAAGAGTATCTACCTGCCATTGAGAAAATTGAAATTAGCTATTGTTTGAAGTTAAAGTCCCTGCCAGCTGAAAGGTTTGGGAGTTTTCCTTATCTTAAACATCTGAAGATTTATTCGTGCCCAAGTCTCGAGTGGCAAAGAGGTTTGGTGCTGCCAACATACCTCCAAAGCCTCTGCTTAATGGAATGTGGGGATATCTCTCCATATGTTCCCGGATGCCTACAGAACCTCACATCCCTCGTCTCACTTGAAATTGGTGGATGCAATGGTATAACATCCATTCCAAGCAACATCTGGTACAATAATCATGTATCACTCCAGAAATTGGTGATTGAGAATTGTCCAGGCCTAGTTTCAATCGGTGGAGCAGAAGCACTTGCAAATATCAAGGAGGTGAAGATATGCGGGTGTCCAAACTTAGCGAACGAGGAGCAGATCAATAGAAGATCCGGCCCAAG TACAAGGAGGATATGGAGGACTAGGTGA